The Fervidibacillus albus genome contains a region encoding:
- a CDS encoding metallophosphoesterase produces the protein MSILVYLAFLFLLLLFYSIKEAFRNHVNEITLPYENFPNANSKLSIFFITDIHRRRISDRIIRHVEGKADIVIIGGDLTEKGVPFQRTKENLHKLSRIGPIYFVWGNNDYEVHPVEFRQLLIQHGVVILENRSVPIFCQTNEPIFLIGFGEVSFNLDSVWLALKDVDSDAFKIGICHNPEILSKIPPKKLDLLLSGHTHGGQINLFGLSLYPKGKLVQTDQIDYLISNGYGTTMLPLRFWARAETHLIHIKGKKEHFS, from the coding sequence ATGTCGATACTTGTTTACCTCGCTTTTTTATTCCTTCTTCTCTTGTTTTACAGCATAAAGGAGGCGTTTCGTAATCACGTCAATGAAATAACCCTTCCGTATGAAAACTTCCCGAATGCCAATAGCAAACTTTCCATCTTTTTTATCACCGACATACATCGCCGACGAATTTCAGATCGTATCATTCGCCATGTGGAAGGAAAGGCGGATATCGTCATTATCGGTGGCGATCTGACGGAAAAGGGAGTACCGTTTCAACGAACAAAGGAAAATCTTCATAAATTAAGCCGAATCGGTCCGATTTATTTCGTATGGGGAAACAACGATTATGAAGTTCATCCTGTTGAATTTAGACAATTGCTCATTCAACACGGAGTCGTAATTTTGGAAAATAGAAGCGTACCGATTTTTTGTCAAACGAACGAACCGATCTTTCTCATCGGATTTGGAGAAGTAAGTTTTAATTTGGATAGTGTTTGGCTTGCTCTAAAAGACGTGGATTCAGACGCATTTAAAATTGGCATTTGCCATAACCCAGAGATTCTTTCTAAAATTCCACCGAAAAAATTGGATCTTCTACTCAGCGGACATACCCATGGGGGGCAAATCAATCTTTTCGGTTTATCCTTATATCCGAAGGGGAAATTGGTACAAACGGATCAAATTGACTACTTAATTAGTAACGGTTATGGTACGACGATGCTCCCTTTACGGTTTTGGGCACGGGCGGAAACGCATCTTATCCATATAAAAGGTAAAAAGGAACATTTTTCATGA
- a CDS encoding RicAFT regulatory complex protein RicA family protein, translating to MGKFSKDAILEKATELARMIAETEEVDYFKKVEAKIHANRKVQEKIAEIKGLQKQAVNLQNYGKTKALQRVEAKIDELQREIDEIPIVQDFKDSQYEVNELLQLVTKKIAEKVTEEIEKTRDVRTTN from the coding sequence ATGGGGAAATTTTCAAAGGATGCGATTCTTGAAAAGGCAACTGAACTCGCTCGCATGATTGCCGAAACGGAAGAAGTGGATTATTTTAAAAAGGTGGAAGCAAAGATCCATGCAAATCGGAAAGTGCAAGAAAAAATTGCCGAAATTAAAGGATTGCAAAAACAGGCGGTAAACTTACAAAATTACGGGAAAACAAAGGCGCTTCAACGGGTAGAAGCAAAGATTGATGAATTGCAAAGGGAAATCGACGAAATTCCGATCGTCCAAGATTTTAAAGATTCCCAATATGAAGTTAACGAATTATTACAACTCGTAACAAAAAAAATTGCCGAGAAGGTAACGGAAGAAATCGAAAAAACGAGAGACGTACGAACAACGAATTGA
- the cotE gene encoding outer spore coat protein CotE has protein sequence MTDKREIITKAVVAKGRKFTTSNHTIRPPHAPSSILGCWIINHTFEAKKVAKTVEVHGQYEINCWYSCNDNTKTDVATERVTYKDVIKLKYKDDKTIEDKDVIVKVLQQPNCAEAVISPNGNKIVVTAERELLVELIGETKVMVMLLDEDDQEDDDWDLDVDDDELEELNPDFLAKGEEE, from the coding sequence ATGACAGATAAAAGAGAGATTATTACAAAAGCGGTCGTTGCCAAAGGTCGTAAATTTACCACTTCTAATCATACTATCCGTCCACCTCATGCCCCGTCAAGCATACTCGGCTGTTGGATTATTAACCATACATTTGAAGCGAAAAAAGTTGCAAAGACTGTCGAAGTGCACGGACAGTATGAAATCAATTGCTGGTATTCATGCAATGACAATACGAAAACAGATGTGGCAACCGAGCGCGTGACTTATAAAGATGTAATTAAATTAAAGTATAAAGATGACAAAACGATTGAAGACAAGGATGTGATCGTCAAAGTATTGCAACAGCCGAATTGTGCTGAAGCGGTCATATCGCCGAACGGAAATAAAATTGTGGTGACGGCTGAACGGGAACTGCTCGTCGAATTAATTGGTGAAACGAAGGTAATGGTGATGCTTTTGGATGAGGATGACCAAGAAGATGACGATTGGGACCTTGATGTGGATGACGATGAACTTGAAGAATTAAATCCAGACTTCCTCGCAAAGGGGGAAGAAGAATAA
- the spoVS gene encoding stage V sporulation protein SpoVS, with amino-acid sequence MEILKVSAKSNPNSVAGALAGVLRERGGAEIQAIGAGALNQAVKAVAIARGFVAPSGVDLICIPAFTDIQIDGEERTAIKLIVEPR; translated from the coding sequence ATGGAAATATTAAAGGTGTCAGCAAAATCAAATCCGAATTCCGTAGCCGGTGCCCTTGCTGGAGTTTTACGAGAAAGGGGAGGCGCAGAAATTCAAGCGATTGGAGCCGGTGCATTGAACCAAGCTGTTAAAGCGGTGGCGATTGCCAGAGGTTTCGTTGCCCCGAGCGGTGTCGATCTGATTTGTATTCCTGCCTTTACCGATATTCAAATCGACGGTGAAGAACGTACGGCCATAAAACTAATCGTTGAACCGAGATGA
- the miaB gene encoding tRNA (N6-isopentenyl adenosine(37)-C2)-methylthiotransferase MiaB, with the protein MDKQILKNEQEKMEQSPTDKKSASGEKDYSKYFQRVYMPPSLKEAKRRGKERVEYLKDYEVPDDFKGMGDGKKFYIRTYGCQMNEHDTEVMAGIFVELGYEPTENTDDADVILLNTCAIRENAENRVFGELGHLKSLKLEKPDLLLGVCGCMAQEEGVVNRILQKHQHVDMVFGTHNIHRLPNILKEAYMSKEMVVEVWSKEGDVVENLPKLRTGNIKAWVNIMYGCDKFCTYCIVPYTRGKERSRRPEDIIQEVRELAAKGYQEITLLGQNVNAYGKDFEDIEYRFGDLMDDLRKIDIPRIRFTTSHPRDFDDHLIEVLSKRGNLVEHIHLPVQSGSSPVLKIMARKYTRESYLELVRKIKAAIPDVALTTDIIVGFPNETEEQFEETLSLYREVEFDSAFTFIYSPREGTPAAKMKDNVPMEVKKERLQRLNALVNEISLKKMKEMEGKVVEVLVEGESKNNPDVLSGYTRKNKLVNFTGPKSAIGKIVKVKITEAKTWTLSGVMVDETIEVG; encoded by the coding sequence ATGGATAAGCAAATATTGAAAAATGAACAAGAAAAAATGGAACAATCTCCGACGGACAAAAAATCCGCCTCCGGAGAAAAGGACTACAGCAAATATTTTCAACGTGTTTACATGCCACCTTCTTTAAAAGAAGCGAAACGTCGTGGAAAAGAACGGGTCGAGTATTTAAAAGATTATGAGGTTCCTGATGACTTCAAGGGAATGGGTGATGGGAAGAAGTTTTATATTCGCACGTACGGTTGTCAAATGAATGAACATGATACGGAAGTGATGGCCGGAATTTTCGTCGAGTTAGGGTACGAGCCGACGGAAAATACGGATGATGCCGATGTCATCTTATTGAATACGTGTGCCATCAGAGAAAATGCTGAAAATCGGGTGTTCGGTGAATTAGGTCATTTAAAATCGTTGAAATTAGAAAAACCGGATTTACTTTTAGGCGTATGTGGTTGCATGGCCCAAGAAGAAGGGGTCGTCAATCGCATTTTACAAAAACATCAACATGTAGATATGGTGTTCGGTACCCATAATATTCATCGGCTCCCGAATATTTTAAAAGAAGCTTACATGTCCAAGGAAATGGTCGTAGAAGTTTGGTCAAAGGAAGGGGACGTTGTCGAAAACTTACCAAAACTACGTACAGGAAATATTAAAGCATGGGTTAATATTATGTACGGTTGTGATAAATTTTGTACGTACTGTATCGTCCCTTATACACGGGGGAAAGAAAGGAGCCGTCGTCCGGAAGATATTATTCAAGAAGTGCGGGAATTGGCGGCTAAAGGGTACCAAGAAATTACCCTCCTCGGTCAAAACGTAAACGCCTATGGAAAGGATTTTGAAGACATCGAATATCGATTCGGAGATTTGATGGACGATTTACGGAAAATCGACATTCCTCGCATTCGTTTCACAACGAGCCACCCGCGCGATTTCGATGACCATCTCATCGAAGTATTATCGAAGCGGGGAAATCTCGTCGAACATATTCATCTCCCTGTTCAATCCGGTTCGAGCCCGGTTTTAAAAATTATGGCTCGGAAATATACGCGGGAATCTTATTTGGAACTCGTTCGTAAAATTAAAGCAGCCATTCCAGATGTTGCTTTAACGACGGATATTATCGTCGGATTTCCGAACGAAACTGAGGAACAATTTGAAGAAACTTTATCCCTTTACCGTGAAGTAGAATTCGATTCTGCCTTTACGTTCATTTACTCACCACGGGAAGGAACACCTGCGGCAAAAATGAAAGATAACGTACCGATGGAAGTGAAAAAAGAACGGCTACAACGATTGAATGCATTAGTGAACGAAATTTCCTTAAAGAAAATGAAAGAGATGGAAGGAAAAGTCGTCGAAGTGTTAGTTGAAGGAGAATCGAAAAATAATCCAGACGTATTATCCGGTTATACGAGAAAAAATAAATTAGTGAACTTCACAGGTCCGAAATCAGCAATCGGAAAAATTGTAAAGGTGAAAATAACGGAAGCGAAAACGTGGACGCTAAGTGGTGTTATGGTGGATGAAACGATCGAGGTGGGATAA